The following proteins are encoded in a genomic region of Xanthocytophaga agilis:
- a CDS encoding aminotransferase class IV, with product MKAVFNFMVVEMENISDNLDNRAFRYGDGLFETIIVQNKRISFLKDHCERLLDGMNTLQMNVPAGFSLDYLQREIMQLCELVGLPHDARLRLQVWRKPGGLYTPESNEIDFLLTALPLTRPSISIKNRLIFYEDIRLHHSILSPYKTSSALPYVMAGIARKNAGVDDVILIDVYGHIAECVASNIFWIKGNVLYTSGLESGCIAGIMRKNVLKEAALRFEKVKEGLFYKETLLTADTVFTCNVAGIQLVKEINGVSFHTDTPLTDWFSWLLSGNQ from the coding sequence ATGAAGGCAGTATTTAATTTTATGGTGGTAGAGATGGAGAATATCTCTGACAATTTGGATAACAGAGCCTTTCGATATGGAGATGGTTTGTTTGAAACAATAATTGTGCAGAATAAAAGAATTTCTTTTTTAAAAGACCATTGCGAGAGGCTTTTGGATGGGATGAATACGCTTCAGATGAACGTACCTGCGGGCTTTTCTCTAGATTATCTGCAAAGGGAGATCATGCAATTGTGTGAATTGGTCGGATTGCCTCATGATGCCCGATTACGGCTTCAGGTGTGGCGTAAGCCAGGAGGATTATATACACCTGAATCGAATGAAATTGATTTTTTGCTAACCGCCCTTCCTCTTACACGTCCTAGTATTTCTATAAAGAATAGACTTATCTTTTATGAGGATATCCGATTACATCATTCTATTTTGTCACCCTATAAAACCAGTTCCGCTTTACCTTATGTAATGGCAGGTATTGCCCGTAAAAATGCAGGTGTAGATGACGTTATTTTGATAGATGTATATGGGCATATAGCAGAATGTGTAGCTTCCAATATTTTCTGGATTAAGGGAAATGTTTTGTATACGTCTGGTTTGGAGAGTGGATGTATTGCAGGTATTATGAGAAAAAATGTTCTGAAAGAAGCTGCTTTGAGGTTTGAAAAAGTAAAGGAAGGCTTATTTTACAAAGAAACCTTATTAACTGCTGATACAGTTTTTACCTGTAATGTTGCAGGTATTCAATTAGTAAAAGAAATTAATGGAGTATCATTTCATACAGATACTCCATTAACAGATTGGTTTTCATGGTTATTGTCAGGAAACCAGTAA
- a CDS encoding DUF2490 domain-containing protein, which produces MFWSETTISGSINSKVRLQLDYQYRTQGISDDLESQRVNNQVSDTRTGLFTHAYQQVFRPWIAYQANKYFRVSLSPIGWWGTWRPTADNKTTFEPELRTTTQVLFSYPLGRVIFEQRFRYEFRFFGNRLLTDGSQGKDYYSNLWDNTTRKGRLRYMTRVFIPLTQRQMKEKTLYLAASDEIMIGIGSNVIHEKIFDQNRLYVGLGYKFTPQFRLEAGYVNQFQPQKRLTDGSKNSDMNNILQIFIVIDDVNKILKKL; this is translated from the coding sequence ATGTTCTGGAGTGAAACCACTATTTCCGGATCTATCAACAGTAAGGTTCGCCTCCAGTTAGATTATCAATACCGCACACAAGGCATCTCCGATGATCTGGAGTCTCAAAGAGTAAATAATCAGGTGTCTGATACACGTACAGGATTGTTTACACATGCTTATCAGCAGGTGTTTCGTCCATGGATTGCATATCAAGCAAATAAATATTTTCGTGTTTCATTATCACCTATTGGCTGGTGGGGTACCTGGCGACCTACTGCTGATAACAAAACGACCTTTGAACCAGAACTACGTACAACCACTCAGGTATTATTCTCTTATCCTTTAGGGCGTGTGATATTTGAACAACGTTTTCGGTATGAGTTTCGCTTCTTTGGAAATAGACTTCTCACGGATGGTTCTCAGGGAAAAGATTACTATTCTAATCTGTGGGATAATACAACACGTAAAGGAAGACTACGCTATATGACAAGGGTATTCATACCCCTTACTCAACGTCAGATGAAAGAAAAAACTCTCTACCTGGCTGCTAGCGATGAGATTATGATAGGTATTGGCTCCAATGTTATTCATGAGAAAATATTTGATCAGAACCGTTTGTATGTGGGCCTAGGTTACAAATTTACTCCTCAGTTTCGACTTGAAGCAGGTTATGTAAATCAGTTTCAACCCCAAAAACGCCTCACAGATGGCTCTAAAAACTCAGACATGAATAATATACTGCAGATCTTTATTGTGATTGATGATGTTAACAAAATCTTAAAGAAACTGTAA
- a CDS encoding efflux RND transporter periplasmic adaptor subunit: MAKKKTNRLLIILVSVVVLLLVFAFVGKKAGWIGKEKPTEVELAKAKKTEIIEKVSASGKVQPEVEVKISPDVSGEIIELPVNEGDSVVKGQLLVRIRPDNYISAVDRARATVNNNKASLAQSNVQLSRAKVQLAQAEIEYKRNKGLFEQNVISNTDWVTAETNYKAAVEDVKAAEEQISAARYLVQSAEAGLRDAQENLRKTTIYAPVSGTISKLDVELGERVVGTSQMAGTEMLRIANLNNMEVQADVNENDIVRVHLGDTAIIEVDSYTSLKKKFKGIVTEIANTANGMASSTTQSTSTDAVTEFQVKVRILQESYKELVSTKSKLSPFRPGMTASVEILTARKSGVLSVPLAAVTTRTPDGKAAPSTASNNDNNNNNTETTPKPAATQELKEVVFVNNNGKAELKEVKTGISDYDNIEIVSGLKEGDEVVSGPYNVIAKKLNANDLIATKKEEKDPKKK, encoded by the coding sequence ATGGCAAAGAAGAAAACAAATCGCTTGTTAATTATTCTTGTTTCGGTAGTTGTATTACTTCTGGTGTTTGCTTTTGTTGGCAAAAAAGCCGGATGGATCGGCAAAGAAAAACCAACCGAAGTAGAACTAGCCAAAGCTAAGAAAACCGAAATCATTGAGAAGGTAAGTGCCTCTGGAAAAGTTCAACCAGAAGTAGAGGTAAAGATTAGTCCTGATGTATCAGGTGAGATCATAGAATTACCTGTCAATGAAGGAGACTCTGTAGTAAAAGGACAATTACTGGTTAGAATACGGCCTGATAACTATATTTCAGCGGTTGATCGTGCCCGAGCTACGGTCAATAATAACAAAGCAAGTCTGGCCCAATCAAATGTACAACTTTCACGGGCTAAGGTTCAGCTTGCTCAGGCAGAGATAGAGTACAAGAGAAATAAAGGGCTATTTGAGCAAAATGTTATTTCCAACACCGATTGGGTAACGGCAGAGACAAACTATAAAGCAGCTGTTGAAGATGTAAAAGCAGCAGAAGAACAGATCTCAGCAGCCAGATACCTGGTACAAAGTGCAGAAGCAGGATTACGGGATGCTCAGGAAAACCTTCGTAAAACAACCATCTATGCTCCGGTAAGTGGTACTATCTCTAAACTGGATGTAGAACTGGGCGAACGTGTGGTTGGTACATCTCAAATGGCTGGTACGGAAATGCTACGTATTGCGAACCTGAACAATATGGAAGTGCAGGCAGATGTAAATGAGAATGATATTGTGCGTGTACACTTGGGTGATACCGCTATTATAGAAGTAGACTCCTATACAAGTTTGAAGAAGAAGTTTAAAGGCATTGTAACAGAAATCGCCAATACAGCTAATGGGATGGCATCTTCTACAACACAATCAACTTCAACAGATGCTGTAACAGAGTTTCAGGTAAAGGTGCGGATTCTACAGGAATCATATAAGGAGTTGGTCAGTACAAAAAGTAAGTTATCTCCTTTCCGCCCTGGTATGACTGCCTCAGTTGAGATCCTCACAGCACGCAAATCAGGTGTGTTATCTGTACCATTGGCAGCAGTAACTACACGTACTCCAGATGGTAAGGCAGCTCCTTCTACTGCTTCTAATAATGATAACAATAATAATAACACAGAAACTACACCAAAGCCTGCAGCCACTCAGGAGCTTAAAGAAGTTGTATTTGTAAATAACAATGGTAAAGCAGAACTGAAAGAAGTAAAAACAGGTATCAGTGATTATGATAACATTGAGATTGTTAGTGGCTTAAAGGAAGGGGATGAAGTTGTATCAGGCCCTTATAATGTAATCGCCAAAAAACTGAATGCAAATGATCTGATTGCTACCAAAAAAGAGGAAAAAGATCCTAAAAAGAAATAA
- a CDS encoding TolC family protein: MKTLKKAALTGLLALSISSIQAQSQAQKQVNNDDIWSLREAVDYAMQNSITIKKSELQARTSEVTYFQSKMAFLPTITGNGSLQWNFGRYVDPTTNQFVNQTTQTGNYGISGNVLLFQGGQQIHAYKQNQRLYQATQEDIEQSKYNVSLNVALYYLQVLQNQELVAAATSQLEVSRLQVERTDKLVKAGSLPQTNLFDLQAQLANDQLSLTTAENNLRLAKLNLMQAMNLPAQDNFEVEKIELPDPTINPYPQTAANIYDEALRTQPSIKAADIRVESSKYSIMSARGYLFPRLYLSAGLNTYYSSGQSKYVKTGEVYPTIGNVTVDGVPYTVTSIQKSTTYTQEKYSFGSQISDNLGQYVGFSLSIPIINGWQYRNNISKTIVQRKSYELDAQSTRVTLRQNIEQAYNDLRAASSQYQANRDQVAAQDLSFKSNEARFSAGLANSLDYNTSKNNLARAQANLINSKYTYYFRVKILDFYQNKPLTFE, translated from the coding sequence ATGAAAACGTTAAAAAAAGCTGCTTTAACTGGCTTACTAGCCTTAAGTATAAGCAGCATACAAGCTCAAAGCCAAGCTCAAAAACAGGTCAACAATGATGACATCTGGTCATTGCGTGAAGCAGTGGATTACGCTATGCAAAATAGCATCACAATTAAGAAAAGTGAACTTCAGGCAAGAACAAGTGAGGTAACATACTTCCAATCTAAAATGGCATTCTTACCGACTATAACAGGTAATGGATCTCTTCAATGGAACTTTGGTCGATATGTTGATCCAACAACCAACCAATTCGTTAATCAGACTACACAAACGGGTAATTATGGTATCTCTGGTAACGTTCTCTTATTTCAGGGTGGGCAACAGATACATGCATACAAACAAAATCAACGATTATATCAGGCAACCCAGGAAGACATTGAACAATCCAAATACAATGTAAGTCTTAATGTGGCATTGTATTATTTACAAGTGTTGCAAAATCAGGAGTTAGTTGCAGCAGCAACCAGCCAGCTTGAAGTAAGTCGTTTACAAGTGGAGCGTACGGATAAACTGGTGAAGGCAGGCTCACTTCCACAAACTAACCTTTTTGACCTGCAAGCTCAATTAGCGAATGATCAACTAAGTTTAACTACTGCCGAAAATAACCTTCGACTAGCAAAGTTAAATCTGATGCAGGCGATGAATCTTCCAGCACAGGATAACTTTGAAGTTGAAAAGATTGAGCTTCCAGATCCAACTATCAATCCATATCCACAAACAGCTGCCAACATTTATGATGAAGCGCTTAGAACTCAACCTAGTATTAAAGCAGCAGACATCCGTGTTGAAAGCAGTAAGTATTCGATTATGTCTGCACGTGGGTATTTATTCCCTCGATTATATTTGTCTGCAGGGTTGAATACATACTACTCAAGTGGTCAATCCAAATATGTTAAAACAGGAGAAGTATATCCTACAATAGGTAATGTTACTGTAGATGGAGTACCTTATACTGTAACTTCTATTCAAAAATCAACAACCTATACTCAGGAAAAATACAGCTTTGGCTCACAAATAAGTGATAACTTAGGTCAATATGTAGGTTTTAGTTTATCTATTCCAATTATCAATGGCTGGCAATATCGGAACAATATTAGCAAGACAATAGTACAACGTAAGTCTTATGAACTTGATGCACAAAGTACCCGTGTAACCCTACGTCAGAACATTGAACAGGCCTACAATGACCTCCGTGCTGCTTCATCTCAATACCAGGCAAACAGAGACCAGGTAGCAGCTCAGGATCTTTCGTTTAAATCAAACGAAGCTCGTTTTAGTGCAGGCCTTGCTAATTCATTAGACTATAATACATCAAAAAACAATCTGGCCAGAGCTCAGGCCAACCTGATCAACTCTAAATATACTTATTATTTCCGTGTGAAAATTCTTGATTTCTATCAGAACAAGCCGCTTACTTTTGAATAA